The window CAGACCATGCTGCATTACCACCTTTGCTTCTAGCTCCTGCTTTCTTTTGCTTCTCCATTTTATCTGCAGTCATTAGTCAATTATCAAAATACCGCCAAAACAGTGAAAAGTGAGTCCATGGACATCTCCGTAACACCACATGTTAACAAATCACCCCCCTAAAACACTCCTTTTGGACAATATTAGCAAAAACATAACAAATTACATCATACTGACGGAGCCGGCAGAGAAGTGGCTCCAAAAAGAACCGCAAGGTCTTCACACTCAAAGCTCTGGGATAGGCCAAGGAAACACTTAGTGGCTAGTATACTTTACACTCATTTAATCAAATTCTCCCAGAAGAGTGAAGCTGAGGGGGGAAATTGGGGGTAGGGGAGTAATTACTTCCATGTTAAAACAACACCAAGCCTGCTGGCGATCACACCGGGTTGACAGTTAACAATGCCCTTACGTAAGTTAGTTGACGAGTTTTAAAgaacttttttgtgttaaagtcaGCCGCAGAGGAGAGGGCTCTTtgaggagggtggaggagggaATTTTCTTCAAGGCTATTAAATCTCCCAGCATTGCTCTAATGGGAACCCTTTGGTAAGGAAATAAAAGTTGAGCTGTGAACTATTGTCGTCGTTGTTTTGGGGGTAAAGGTGGTTTTTCTCCTGCAAAACTGCGGCTTTTTGATGGATGTTGAGGCCTCTGCATTGAGTTGCGTgtctatgttgttgttttttttgtgtacagTAATTTAATGGGACTCGCTGGTCTTTCTTTTGCCATTAGAAAGAAGAgcttcatttattgtttttggtaAAATTTCTTAAACctaaaagaagagagaaacGTCTTTACTGCACCTCACATTCATTAGGATCATATTGACTTCCATGTAACAAAAAGGAAATTtatcatttttgatttattgtgttgtttacaATGCAAATAtggtatacatatacagtacatcatacCCATTGTGTTTGCAGAACACCTGTATCACACTGGAGTGATGATAAGTCAACACAGGTTGTTTCACCGTAAAACAGTGAAGTTGAAGAGAAGAGTCTTTGGTTTGGCTTTTTTTGTACAATCTCAATATAAAATGgctaaaaagaaggaaaagaaaacttaattttaagcagatttaatttaaaaaatgtgcatttctTGAACATTAACTAGTGACACGCTGATCTAGCCCCAATAAGTTAGgctgtgtgcgtttgtgtttgAGCATATGGTCAGTGAAGTAGTGCAGCAGCTTGAGGAAGAGGTCAGGAAAACCACAGCAGTCAAAGTGTCACAGGGATCCAGCTCTGGGCCACAGGAATTCTGGGACAAGTGACCTATACTTTACATATAGGTCCAGCCAGACATGCATGGAAATCTGCCATCACACTGTAATAACACAGTCGGCTTTTTTTCAAGTAGAAAACAgaaagttaagaaaaaaaagtgactaacaaagaaattcagaaaaaaaatgtctctctAATATTTTCCAAtaacataattacatttaaGCCTTAAAAAAACCAATGTTTATATCTGGACAGTCTGACGGACAAATTTGCAACAGTTCAGTTTCATCCCTATAATCTAAGTCCAATATCCAGTTGCCATTGCTCACCGTCTTCTTCCTGATGTGAACAAAATTGCAAACACCAATGCAGGCTATGCCATCTGTCCATGTGTAGGTTGTAATCATAAGCTTTTCTGTGCTGTGggccatttttcatttgttttgtggcTTTTAAAGATGGGGCAGCAAAAGATCTATTTGGTCtggaaaaccacactgctgctgAACGCCAGTCTGCTATCAGGGTTCAGCGCCAACAGCAGAAGTCTCCCTTTCtcactgtatttcatttttattttcatccataTCTACTAGAACTCCACTGCACTTGCATTACCTTGTGTGTTTGGTGACTGAACATTGTCAGGATGTACTGTATAGCTGTGCGTTTTTCTGGTTCACTTTAAGAGGGGGCACTTTCTCTTGTTCACCGCTGTAATCTGAGTCTTGACATCTGACCCGCGATCCAGGCTCTTTGCCAGGCACCAGAGGTTCATGACTTATAGATGCATGAGGCAACTCCCAGACATGTCAAGTTGCACTTATTGCCTGTGAGTACACCGGTTGATGTGAGTTGTGAAACAGATGGCAAAATATATTCAGTAGGAAGAAATTACGATTGCTTTTGAGAAGTGGGTGCAAGGCTTATCCTTACTCATCAGTCCTTTCAGtagagaggtcaaaggttagaATCCCATTCAATATCCTACAGAAGGTTCTCAGTGACAATTCACACAGTATGCCATCACGGGATTGAAACAAATTATCCAGTCGGACATGAACGTAGCCTGTGTTTAATGTGGGCTTTTGAGGCAAGCTTCTTTACAACCCTGTGTCACTCCATGCTGGGAAGCCAATCagttttgtgtgcatgtgtgctctAAATAGCCTCTGAATGGTGGGTATGTACATGTATTTGCAGTAGACttaaagtgaaaacaagcaggTCGCAAAACAGCCTCGACACTCCTGatttaaagctgtttttttgtttttttaaacaataatgagttttatttttaatataaataatattaataacattcGCAATTTAGGGATCTTACATTGATAAATGCTAGAATTTAAATCCATTTATGAATCCAAAAAGCAGCAAACAGGTGTTGGCCCCTACCTTGTGGGGAGCCTTGAGGAGCCGGTGGATGCCTGCGAGCTGGTTGATGAGGGGGAGATCCTCCCTGAAGGTGTACAGCGGTGGCCTCGTCGGCTCTGGGAAGTTGGTGCTGTTGAAAGGATCGGTATCATCTAAAAACTGAACCCTGCAGATAAAGGTGGCCATGGTGCATCCATACAAGTGGCTACCCTATGTGAACAGCCCGGTTTGATGAGAGCCGTAGCCGCTGAGGCTCTGGTCGCTGAGCTCTCCTAAGCCGGTAACGACAACAAACCCGGGTCGCCAAGTGCGCCCTGCGCGCAGCCTGTCCTCCCGCAGGACAGGGGCAGACAGAGCAGGGGAGGGTTTCTGGAAAAGTTAGCAAACAAGAGGCGGATAACTCTTCCTAAGTTCGGATGTGCTCCCTCTGAGATGCCGCTGTGTTATTCTCGGAGAGGCAGGTGGCCAGAGTTAAAGGGGAGGCGGCAGGCGGACTCCAGTTCGCTGCTGGAGGGGATCAGCGCAGCTTGGGACAGCggctctgctgtctgtctgcGTCCCAGTAAATCCAACCCCCTCCCACCCCGTCTCCGCTCCGTGTCtattttcctctctgtcatcGCTGCCACCCGTCAGGACACTGTCCCCATTGGCTACcgaaagaataataataataataataataataataataataataataataataataataataataataataatttattaaagcTATGTAAAAAGTATACGTTTAGTATAAGATCCTTACAGAGTAAAGTACAGGTACTCCAAACAGTAGAACAATTGTAAAGAATTTTACTGCGAGTAAAGTGTAACTCGCAGTAAACCAACTAATGGCGATATCTAGTGGTCAGAAGGTGCCCAAGTATATATGTCAGTTCTACCAATCCCATTTTGAACCGCCCGCTGTGTGCACTCGGGGGCTGTAAAAAACTGGAATTTACTGAGTTTCGAACAGGTCCTACAATCAGTAATCAGTGTCCCCCATCACAGCGgtaatcctcctcctcgtgGACCGTTACAACCTTTATCATCCTGTGGACGACATTTATTTGTTACCACTGGAGGGCAGAAAAGTAGTTCTTATAACGTtgtctgggttctctctgggttccaCAACTTCCTCCCACCAAGAAAAAATGTGCAGTTCAGGTGGATTGGTCGCTGTATAATTGTAGATAGTAAGCACATACTGTGCTGGCTACGTGTGTGGTTTGAATGtaaaaatagacaaacaaaATCACAGCATACTGTAAATGACCTCTCCAACAAAAGATCTAGATATGGATAAACCATATTTATAAAGAAgattgtaaataaatacatatttatttataatatttctgTACATATACTATTATGATGTATAAtactataatatataatattatatattaccataatattaatattcttgtccttttggcttttcccttcaggggtcgccacagtgaatcaattgcctccatctaaccctgtcttgtgcatcctcttctctcacaccaactaccttcatgtcctctttcactacatccatgaacctcctctttggtcttcctctaggcctcctgcctggcagttcaaaactcagcatccttctaccaatatattatatatataatatattcactatctctcatcTGGGCATGTCcaaacatctcagtctggcctctctgactttatctccaagacctctaacatgtgctgtccctctgatgtattcattcctgatcctatccatcctggtcactcccagagagaacctcagcatcttcatctctgctacctccagctctgtctcctgtcttttcctcagtgacactgtctctagaccaaacaacatcgctggtctcaccacagttttgtacacctttcctttcattttagctgaaactcttctatcacacatcacacctgacaatttcctccacccgttccatcctgcctggacacgcttcttcacctcttttccacactctccattgctctggactgttgaccctaagtacttaaaatcctccaccttcttgatctcttctccctgtaacctcactcttccacttgggtccctctcattcacacacatgtactctgtcttactgcggctaaccttcattcctctcctttccaggacaaacctccacctctctagcttctcctccacctgttccctgctctcactacagatcacaatgtcatctgaaaacatcatagtccatggagattcctgtctaacctcgtctgtcaagctgtccatcaccatagcaaaatATCACCACAGTATACAGTAGACTTCAAGGTATTACCCACATCTGTGGACAGATGTTTTCTTGTTGAAGTTCAGGTAAAGCAAATAAAACTTTCAAATATAATTGACTACAAATTATAATTGAATACTATTTACACTTGAAGTatcagtttttatgtttttcaaaaaagtCCAACAGAACTACAAATACTGTTATTGAGAATGAATATGGCTAAAACTGATGATGCAGCTAATGTACAGTGTAGATTGTACAGATATATTGGGTCTGTTACCTTGAACTTACTGCAGACTTTCAATAAATTACTAGATAAGCTGAAAACCTTTCAGTGGTGGAATTTCAATTTCCTAACTACTGAGCTGCTGTTGACCAGAGTCTCCAAATAGGTCCTTAGTGGTTAACATTTAACTCATGTCAGTCCTGCACTGCTAGAAAACTAATGGTGACTTGATCATTAACTGTTCTACcgtacagaaaataaaattcaaaaattggATTccgaattcaaaatgttttcaagtgATTGTCCACAATGGTCAAAATCtgatgattgtttgtttgttgtattttttacattgtttcAAGCCTCTTGTATGAAAAAAGTGTGTCACACATGCAGCAAATATTAATGAACTTCTTTCCATACTCACCTGCCTTACCTCCCaagtttttctttaatcaaACTTTTGGCTTCATGTTTGATCCTCAACCCTCTAAAACTAACATTGGGGATCACCGAGTTTTCACAATTGTGTAATTATAAATTCTGTTTCTGTAAATTGAAATAATTCAatgcagaagagagagagagagagagagagagagagagagagagagagagagagagagggagagagagagagagagagagagagtcctTTAAAATGGCTGGCATAATATAATGCAATGCAGACAGCAATGATTCACTGATAACATACAGTTTAAGTGCCACAGGTTAGAGAAAATATCTCATTGTCTCCTTCAAGGACGTGTAAGGGGAGTAaaggagagagagtgacagagtcCACGGAGGAGATTCAAAGACCACAGTCCAGTAAATGCTAGCAGAAGAGTAGCAAAACCCATATCTGGTGACCGAAGGGAGACTCAACAGCAACAGTTTCCAGTTTCTGTGACCAGTGAAGTTCACAAGAAGCCGCCATGAAGTTAAAGTTACCAAACCCAGGACTGGACAACCGAATCCCGTCTCATGCAGACttggagaggatggagaaggaggaggccgGGGAGAGGCCCCAATGGGACAACAAAGCCCAGTACCTGCTCACTTGTGTGGGCTTTTGTGTAGGACTTGGTAACGTGTGGAGGTTCCCTTACCTGTGTCAGAGCCATGGAGGAGGTAGGCTAGGATGCTGCTGCTTTTTGTGATGTTTGACATgagtttctaaaaaaaaagacacgtgTCTCAATTATTAAGACGATACTTTACCATTTTCTAGACGGGTTTCCTAAAAATCAGGATAACTCAAACTAAATTCTTGAGTACAGCATCCTGAGTATTTTACTGTGACTCATAGACCGAAAAATGTTAATGGACTTAAATCAAAACAGATATTCATgaagttttaagtttttttaacaCCAGTCGTTAAGCAGATGTTTAAATGTACTGTAAGATACACCACTGCAGTATTTAcagtgtaatatatatatatatatatatatatatatatatatatatatatatatatatgtgtgtgtgtgtgtgtgtgtgtgtgtgtgtgtgtgtgtgtgtgtgtgtgtgtgtgtgtgtgtgtgtgtgtgtgtgtgtgtgtgtgtgtgtatatatatatatatatatatatatatatatatatatatatatatatataagactTTATATCCTGTGTAAAAGTAAATGTGAGAGTCTTGCAACAGTATCTGTTGAGCAAAATCTGGGCAATAAAGCATTTACACAATTTTTATAGCTCTTGGGGGCATTTATGTGAAGTGTTTTGTGAATAAAGTACACTGCTGGAGATTAACTCTTCAATAAATTGCTGATTAAAGCAAATCACTCCCTACATTGTTAACTACCTGATAATGTGAATGCTGCACCTCTAGGAGCATTTATGATACCATTCCTAATCCTACTGGTGCTGGAGGGAATACCGTTGCTACACCTGGAGTTCGCCATTGGTCAACGCCTGAGGAAAGGCAGTGTGGGAGTGTGGAGATCCATCAATCCATACCTGACAGGAGTTGGTAGGTTCCAAAGAAAATGCACTGGTCCTTTTTAGGCCATGCTTATTGCATTCAGGTTCATAATGTTGGCCTTAACATCAAATTTCCTTCAAGATATCAGAAGATGAATTTTACTGAATGTGAGATGTTTCAAAAACTGTTGCATTCATTGACCTGAAACCAACATTCCTTCCCgttcttttgaaaaataaagttttgggtttttttaggtGTTGCATCCTTGCTTGTCTCTCTTTTGGTGGGCATGTACTACAACACCATTATGGCCTGGATCATGTGGTATCTCTTCAACTCCTTTCAGAGTCCTCTGCCTTGGAGCCAGTGTCCACTAAATGCAAACAGGACAAGTATGCCATTAAGTTTGACATAGAGATACCTTCCTTTATAGCATCCATtacaatttctttctgtgttgtcTGTTGCCACCTCTTTGCAGGTGTTGTGGAGGAGTGTGCTCGGAGCAGTACCGTTGACTACTTCTGGTACAGGGAGACTCTGAACACTTCAGCCGCAATTGATGATGCTGGTGGTCTCCAGTGGTGGATGGTGCTCTCCCTGATAGCTGCCTGGACCCTGCTCTACGTTTGCTGCATCAGGGGCATCGAGACGACCGGAAAGGTCTGAAAGTCCTTCATCGACTGATGTGCCTAACCAGAGCGTTACTCTTTGCTCAAATCTATTTATCATTCTGTTGTTAGGCTGTGTACATCACCTCCACCCTGCCGTACCTGGTCCTCACTATCTTCCTCATCAGAGGCTTGACACTGAAGGGATCTGTGGAGGGAATCAAATATCTCTTCACACCAGATGTCAGTATGGACACATCAGCCATCATGCACCAGTGCCATTAATGATTGTAGAGGCTTTtcaaaacagcacacacaccttgGCCCAGTAAGGGCCCAAACATACAACACAATAGCAAATCAAACATGAGCAATATTACAACAATTTAAGACTTTAAAACAGTTTGGAGGATGCATAATGGATGGATAATCACcttatgtttttttcattcGTAACGtccatgttttgttgtgtgaTCAGCacctaaaaaaaatgaaaaacaaacaataacctAAATACATGTCATAATTTGGCACTCTTTTAGGTGGATGAGTTACTTAACCCAGAGACATGGTTAGATGCAGGGGCTCAAGTGTTCTATTCCTTTTCCTTGGCTTTTGGAGGTCTCATCTCCTTCTCCAGTTACAACTCTGTTCAGTGAGTAGCTGCCTAAGCTTTAACAGTACACACCAAACCTTCCTCTGAAACGTTCTCATCACACGAGCATCTTTTTCTCACAGCAATAACTGTGAGCtggatgctgttcttatctccATCATAAATGGTTGCACGTCAGTGTACTCCGCAACGGTCATCTACTCCATCATTGGATTCAGAGCGACAGAAAAATTTGATGACTGCATAGAAAAGTGAGTTTCCTTTTGCGCAAAAGttgtaaaaacagttttactCAATTACGCCAGACTAAGCACACATTTTATGTCTAACAGCAACATCTTGAAGCTGATGAATGCCTTCAACTATCCTGAAACCGCAATCACACCGAGCAACTACGATGAAGCTCTGGCCTTTCTTAGCCAGACAAACCCAGAAACCATT of the Antennarius striatus isolate MH-2024 chromosome 14, ASM4005453v1, whole genome shotgun sequence genome contains:
- the slc6a19a.2 gene encoding sodium-dependent neutral amino acid transporter B(0)AT1, with protein sequence MKLKLPNPGLDNRIPSHADLERMEKEEAGERPQWDNKAQYLLTCVGFCVGLGNVWRFPYLCQSHGGGAFMIPFLILLVLEGIPLLHLEFAIGQRLRKGSVGVWRSINPYLTGVGVASLLVSLLVGMYYNTIMAWIMWYLFNSFQSPLPWSQCPLNANRTSVVEECARSSTVDYFWYRETLNTSAAIDDAGGLQWWMVLSLIAAWTLLYVCCIRGIETTGKAVYITSTLPYLVLTIFLIRGLTLKGSVEGIKYLFTPDVDELLNPETWLDAGAQVFYSFSLAFGGLISFSSYNSVHNNCELDAVLISIINGCTSVYSATVIYSIIGFRATEKFDDCIENNILKLMNAFNYPETAITPSNYDEALAFLSQTNPETIQGLQLQNCDMQFFLSQGVEGTGLAFIVFTEAIIKMPVSPLWAVLFFIMLFCLGLSTMFGNIEGVVVPLQDLKVLPRTWPKEIFTGVTCVVSCAFGLIFALRSGNYWLALFDNFAGSIPLLIIGFCEMFAVIYIYGIDRFNKDIEFMVGHKPNIFWQVTWRVVSPLIMVFILVFYFMTQVTKSLTYLVWDQESEGFPTLDPRPYPSWIYVIIFILAGFPSLAIPVFALFKLIQNKCFKKEIRANTVNTVSAKIQMNDKIKF